A genomic region of Papaver somniferum cultivar HN1 chromosome 7, ASM357369v1, whole genome shotgun sequence contains the following coding sequences:
- the LOC113294882 gene encoding zinc finger MYM-type protein 1-like produces MCEVILDNAQESAKYIFPAIQKEILNIFAVKVREKIRKDIGNVKFCILVDESKDNSGIEQMAAVVWYVDKEGNVKERIFDVQRVDNVCFLTLNNGIMNVLTRFDLQVQNLRGQGYDGANNAWGATNGLQALFLKECPYAYYVHCFAHRLQLALEKAAKNYGPSPLHPGAQVIFNPPKRKTRQKKILNGDVETGKGANHVGTLRGASDTRWISDYNSACTLIRLFDPTCLLIKKLGTCESSDDYSVGEAQDTDEKIKSFKFIFVLLLMHKIMGITDTLCQGLQLKSQDIVNAINLVSTTKTLLQRLRDDVWKKKLESIELFCEKH; encoded by the exons ATGTGTGAAGTCATTTTAGATAATGCACAAGAAAGTGCCAAGTATATCTTTCCTGCGATTCAAAAAGAAATATTGAATATTTTTGCTGTTAAAGTTAGAGAGAAAATTCGCAAAGATATTGGAAATGTCAAGTTTTGCATTCTTGTTGATGAATCAAAGGATAATTCAGGTATAGAACAAATGGCAGCTGTCGTGTGGTATGTTGACAAGGAAGGGAATGTCAAAGAACGTATCTTTGATGTACAACGTGTTGATAATGTGTGTTTTCTAACTCTGAATAATGGAATTATGAATGTTCTTACTCGCTTCGACCTCCAAGTTCAAAATTTGCGTGGTCAAGGATATGATGGTGCTAACAACGCGTGGGGTGCAACGAATGGATTGCAAGCATTATTTCTCAAAGAATGCCCATATGCATATTATGTGCATTGCTTCGCACATCGACTCCAATTGGCTCTAGAAAAAGCAGCTAAAAATTATGGTCCT TCACCGCTTCATCCAGGCGCACAAGTAATTTTCAATCCGCCCAAGAGGAAGACACggcaaaaaaaaatacttaatggTGATGTAGAGACGGGCAAAGGAGCTAACCATGTTGGTACTTTACGAGGAGCTTCGGATACTCGTTGGATTTCTGATTATAATTCTGCTTGCACCTTGATACGTTTGTTTGATCCTACTTGTCTGCTAATAAAAAAACTTGGAACTTGTGAATCTAGTGATGACTATTCTGTTGGGGAAGCACAAGATACTGACGAAAAGATTAAATCATTTAAGTTTATCTTTGTTCTACTCTTAATGCATAAGATAATGGGAATCACCGATACCCTTTGTCAAGGCCTCCAACTGAAATCACAAGATATCGTAAATGCTATTAATTTGGTTTCAACTACCAAAACACTTCTTCAGAGATTGAGAGATGAtgtctggaaaaaaaaattggaatcTATTGAATTGTTTTGTGAGAAGCATTGA